TAATTAAATTAATTGTGAACCCAGCAAATAGAGAGAATACAACGATTTGTAATATCTTACCTTCAGCCATTGCACCAATTGCATTGTGAGGGAAAATACTAATTATCATCTCCAAGAAATCTTTTGGCCCATCTGTTGGAATTTGGAAAGTAGATTTCTCCATATGAAGCTCAACACCTTTGCCTGGCTCAAAAATAATGCCAGCACCAAGACCAATTACAACCGCAAAACATGCCGTGCCAAGATATGCAAGCACTGATTTCAAGCCAATCTTAGACATATTAGAGGAATTAACCATATTTGTAATCGCAGAAACAAGCGAAAAGAAAATAAGTGGTGGAATAACCATTTTAACAAGGTTAATGAAGATAGTTCCAAGTGGAAGTAAATATCTAGTGTAATCAGCGGTTTTATATTCTTCTATGGAATCAATTACCCCCATTGAAAGTAGCACATTAGCAAGCGGGTGATGGATAATATATCCAACAATAACGCCAAGCACCAAGCCAATTAGAACCTTAACCCAGAGTGCAACCTTACCAGAAGTATTTTCGTAACTAGCAGCCATATCTAAACCTTACTTATAAAATATTAATAATATTCCAATCCCCTGTGAACAAAACAGGAAATTAGAAACAAATTTTTCAATATGTCAATGCTAAATTTAGAAAAAATTATTAATACACTTGACTTATATCAAACCACAGCACCAAACCATAATTGATTTTTGAATGTGTAGGCGGTTTTCTGCCTCATCGTAAATCACAGATTTTTCACCATCTATAATTTCAGAAGTTACTTCCTCACCCCTGTGGGCTGGCAAACAATGCAGAAAAATGGCATTTTTATTGGCAAGGGCAAAAATTTCTTCATTCACTTGATAAGGTTTTAATATCCTTTTTTTCTCAATATTATCTTCATTTTCTCCCATTGAAACCCAAGTATCTGTGGTTATAACATTCGCATTTTGAACTGCATCTTTTGGGTTTTCATAATATTTTACAAATTCAGATTCAAAATTTTCATATTTGAATTTAGTTGGAAAGGAAATATTTAGCTCAAAACCGAATTTATTTGCGGCTTGAATCCAGCTTCTGCAGACATTGTTGTAATCCCCAAGCCAAGCAATTCTTTGATTTTTTATATCACCCAAATGTTCTTCTATAGTCAGAATATCTGCCATTATTTGGCAAGGGTGGCTATAATCTGTAAGGCCGTTAATTACTGGCACTGAAGCGTTCTCGGCAAGCTCTAGCAAACCTTCGTGCTTATAGGTTCTAATCATTATAATATCAACATATCTTGAAAGCACATTTGCGGTATCTTTAATTGGCTCACCCCTGCCAATTTGAGAGTGAGAGCCACTTATAAAAATTGCATTACCACCTAGCTGATTAATTCCAACTTCAAAAGAAACTCTGGTTCTGGTAGATTCCTTTTCAAAAATCATCGCAAGTTGCTTGCCCTCTAAAATTTTATTGATGATTCCACTTTTGAGATCAGATTTCATTTTTTTTGCGAACTCCAATATATGCCGAAGATCTTTTTCTTCAACATCTGAAATATCAAGAAAATCTTTAGTTCTTTGAGTCAATTTTATTTATTTTATTGAGCTTAAATATACATCCAAAACTTGCAACCCTTCATCAGCTTGGGCTTTTGTTAAAATTAGTGGCGGTAAGAACCTAACCACGCTATCAGCGGCAGGTGCAGTTAGCAAACCAACTTCACGTAAGCCATCAGCGAATTCTTTAACTTCTTTGAATTTTTCTGAGTTAATTTTTAGCCCTATCATTAAGCCTTTGCCTCTAACTTCAAGCAAATAATTTGGATATTTAGTAACTAAATTTCTTAGCCCTTGCATTAGATAATTACCAACCTCAACAACATTTTCGAGGAAGCCTTCTGCAAGCATAATATCCATAACGGCGTGGCAAACTGCAACCGCCAAAGGGTTACCAGCATAAGTTGAACCATGCGAACCGACCGTCATTGTATCACCAACTTTCTTGTTTAGCAAACAAGCACCAACTGGAAAGCCCGAGCCAATGCCTTTTGCCGAAGATGAAATATCTGGGTGAACATTCGCCCATTCGTGAGAGAAAAACTTGCCAGTTCTTCCCATACCGCATTGAACGCCATCAAACATTAGAATAAGATTATTTTCATCACAGATTTTTCTTAAGCCCTGCAAAAATTCATCACTACAAGGGCGAATTCCACCCTCACCTTGCACTGGCTCAACTAATATACCAGCCGTATTTTCATTAATTGCTTTTTTAACCGCTTCTAAATTACCAAATTCTACTTGATCAAAACCATCAGCTGCAGGCTCAAAACCTTTCATGAGCTTCTCTTTGCCAGCCGCAGAAATACAACCAAGAGTTCTTCCGTGAAAAGCCCCGTGGAAAGTTATAATTCTATATTTATGCGGGTTACCGGTTTCATCGTGATATTTTCTGATTGCTTTCATTCCGCACTCAACGGCTTCCGCACCAGAATTACACATAAACATATAATGTGCGAACTTTGAAGCTTTTGTAACCCTTTCCGCAAGCTCCTCATAGCCTTGAATTGAATACATATTTGATACATGCCATAGCTTAGCAGCTTGATCTTGCAATGCCTTTACAAGATGTGGGTGGCAATGACCCATTGAATTTACGCCAATTCCAGAAGCAAAATCTAAATATTTTTTGCCGTTTTTATCATAAAGATAAATATTTTCACCTCTCTCAAAAGAGTATTTTGATTTAGCATATACTGGAAGAATGTGCGTCATTTATTATTATTATTTATTATGATTAGCCTTATATAATAAATGTTTATTAATGCAAGAAAGGTTAGAATTAAAATTTCTTTAGATAAAAATTATTTCACCTTGACTAATTAGTTTTTGTGATTAAATTGCAACAAGTAATTAATTTAATGTTAATTAGCTTGTTACCTACTACAAAAAAAATTGACGGCTTCAACCCTGAGGATTTCCAAGCACTTGCAGACGCTATGGAAATTACTGGTAATCCAGATAATGATGTTCTTCCATCAACAAATTTTTCTCAAACAGCAAGAAAAGCTTTCAACCCTTTTTCTAAATTTAGATAAACTAACAAAGGGAGTGATTAATAAGAATAGATTTTATTAAATTATATGTTGTTTTTCCTCTAAAGTGTCACCCCGCATTTATTGGGGGGTAAGACATAAAACAAGCTCAAAACTTAGGTTTGGAAATACTTTCAACAATTAACCACGCAATAAATGCGGGGTGACATTTAGTGGTTAAGTGGATAAAATCTATGCTCAGTAATAACTGCCCTACCCAAACCTTCTTTCAATATATTCTTCAACTAATTGCTTGAATTCAGAGGCGATATTTGCCCCTCTTAAAGTGTGAGTTTTTTTGCCATCAATAAAAACTGGGGCTGTTGGTGCTTCACCAGTTCCGGGTAGAGAAATACCAATATCGGCGTGCTTGCTCTCTCCTGGGCCATTAACAATACAACCCATTACCGCAACATTTAACTTTTCAACACCGGCATATTTATCTTTCCAAATTGGCATAGAATCTTTCAAAAAATTCTGAATATTTTCTGCAAGCTCTTGGAAGAATGTTGAAGTTGTTCTGCCACAACCGGGGCAAGCTGTAACTTGTGGCGTGAAGGAACGCAAACCTATTGCTTGCAAAATCTCCTGACAAACTTGAACTTCTGTTGTGCGAGGCTCATTTGGGCGTGGCGTTAGCGATGCACGGATTGTGTCGCCAATCCCTTGTTGAAGCAGATAAGATAATGCAGCCGTTGTTGCAACAATTCCTTTACTACCCATGCCAGCCTCTGTTAGCCCTAGATGCAAGCAATAATTAGATTTTGCGGCTAAATCCTCATAAACTTTTATTAGATCATTTACACGGCTAACTTTGCACGAGATAATAATTCTATCAGCACCAAGCCCTATTTCTTCAGCTTTTCTAGCACTTATTAATGCGGATTCAACAATCGCATTTCGCATAATTTCATCTGCTGGTTTTGGGTTTGCGGATTTGGTATTATCATCCATCATTTTAACAACCAACTCCTGATCCATACTGCCCCAATTCACCCCAATACGAACTGGCTTATTATATTCAATTGCTTTCTCAATCATTACTTCAAACTGAGCATCTTTCTTTTTGCCAAAGCCAACATTTCCGGGGTTGATGCGATATTTATCTAATGCCTTGGCACAATCTGGGTAATCAGTAAGTAGCCTATGGCCATTATAGTGAAAATCGCCAACAATAGGTGCTGTGCAGTTTTTAAGTAGAAGTTTTTCTTTAATATATGGAACAGCTTTTGCTGCAGCTTCCGTATTAACGGTTATACGCACTTTTTCAGAACCCGCCTGCCATAATTCAATAATTTGAGCGGTTGTTGCCTCAACATTTTCGGTATCCGTATTCGTCATTGATTGCACAATAATTGGTGCATCACCCCCAACATATAGATTTCCAACTTTTACTTTATATGTTTTATGGCGTAATTTCATTTCATTTTTAAAGTTATATTTCAATATCTTAAGCTTATATAAGGAATTTTTAATAAATAAAGCAACTTGATGAGTGCCTAAAGAATCCTGATGTTAGCTTTAAAATTGGCTCACCCACAGATGGCTTCCAAAAAGAATAACTAACTACTTTCCCGAAAAATCAATCGCGTTGAGCAAACTCTCAGAGGATAGGATATAATAATTATCTTCCATTGAAATTTTGGAGATATCTGGCACTAGAAAACCATTCATATAAATTTCTACATCATCTGTTTTTTGTAGCTTAAGAAATTGTGCATCAACTAAATCAAAGATATAGGTTTGATTAATCTTGAGCGATTTTTCTAAAGAATTTCTGCCATTTGCATCAAGCAGAGAAATTTTTGTTGGGTGCAACGCCAAAATTACTACATTCACATTTTTCTTTTTAAGCTCAGAAATATCCCTTTCAAAAGGGCTTTTTGGAGCTGGAATTATCTGCTCAGAATTTGATTTATCTTGTGTTTTGAGATATTTCGTTTTTTTATCATCGGTTGAGAAAAAGATTAAATAAACCAATATTATAATTAAAAAACAAATTGAAACCAAAGTTTTTGTTGGAACAATATTGTTAGATTCCTTGCCGAATTCTAAGCTCATTTTATGTGGGGAGAATAATTCTTCCTCAGAAACAACTCTCTCAAATTGCTTGGTATCTATCCCCATAAATTCAGAGATACTTTTTACATAAGCCTTAGTATAAATTCCACCCGGAAGCCTAGATAGATCACCTTCTTCAATCGCTTTTACATAATCAAGTTTGATGTTGGTTTTTTCCGCAACATCTTCAAGGCTGATGTTTTTTTCCAGCCGGACGCGTCTTAGCTCGTCTAAAAATTCATTAGAAAGTATTTTTTCTTCCTCTTTACGCACAATTAGAAAAATGATAAATTTATTATAATTCTTATATCTATTCAAATTTCTTAAGACAAGATATAACTTGAGAAAATCTTAGTTTTATGTATTTTTTTGCCAGTAAATAGCAATTATTTTATAAAAATGTCTAATAATAAAACTTGGTCTCCATCTAGTTGGAGGGGGCTCCCAATTAAGCAACAGCCGATTTATGAAGATGAGGCAAAACTGAATAAAACCCTTGGTGAACTTAAAAAATACCCTTCACTAGTTATTCCGTCTGAAATTCGCAATCTAAAAAAGCAAATGGCACAAGTGGCAAAAGGTAAGGCGTTCCTTCTGCAGGGCGGTGATTGCGCTGAAAGCTTTGCTGAGTTTAACCAAGGTAATCTTTTATCTTTCTTCAAAGTTATTCTGCAAATGACAGTCGCTTTGATGTATGGTGCAGGTAAGCCAGTGGTGAAAGTTGGCAGAATTGCAGGGCAGTTCGCCAAACCTCGTTCAGCTGATTTTGAGGAACTGGAAGGAAAATCTTTGCCAAGTTACAGGGGTGATATTGTTAATAACATTGATTTTACTGAAGAATCTCGCAAAAATAACCCTGAAAACCTACTCAAAGCTTATTTCCAATCTGCTTCTACGCTTAATTATTTGAGAGCTTTAGCCAAAGGTGGCCACGCATCTTTGAGGAATGTAAGCAAATGGAATGATGAATTTATCCAAAAATCAACGCAAGGTAAAAGATTTTCCGCACTAGTTGATGCAATCAATGTTTGCCAATCTTTTATGAAAGCGTGCGGAATTTCAACAGATGAAGTTTCTCAGCTACAAGAAGCGGATTTCTTCATTTCTCACGAAGGTTTGTTACTGCCTTATGAAGAAGCTTTTACCACACAAGATGAAAAAGACGGGAAATTTTACGCAACTTCGGCTCATTTACTATGGATTGGCGATAGAACTAGAGGGCTTGATGATGCCCACATTGAGTATTTCAGAGGAATTGAAAACCCAATCGCCTCTAAGGTTGGTCCTTCAATGAAAATTGATGAATTGCTGAAGCTAATTGATACCTTAAACCCTGAAAATGAAGCTGGCAGGCTTACTC
The Rickettsiales bacterium DNA segment above includes these coding regions:
- a CDS encoding cation:dicarboxylase symporter family transporter, with the protein product MAASYENTSGKVALWVKVLIGLVLGVIVGYIIHHPLANVLLSMGVIDSIEEYKTADYTRYLLPLGTIFINLVKMVIPPLIFFSLVSAITNMVNSSNMSKIGLKSVLAYLGTACFAVVIGLGAGIIFEPGKGVELHMEKSTFQIPTDGPKDFLEMIISIFPHNAIGAMAEGKILQIVVFSLFAGFTINLI
- the argF gene encoding ornithine carbamoyltransferase, yielding MTQRTKDFLDISDVEEKDLRHILEFAKKMKSDLKSGIINKILEGKQLAMIFEKESTRTRVSFEVGINQLGGNAIFISGSHSQIGRGEPIKDTANVLSRYVDIIMIRTYKHEGLLELAENASVPVINGLTDYSHPCQIMADILTIEEHLGDIKNQRIAWLGDYNNVCRSWIQAANKFGFELNISFPTKFKYENFESEFVKYYENPKDAVQNANVITTDTWVSMGENEDNIEKKRILKPYQVNEEIFALANKNAIFLHCLPAHRGEEVTSEIIDGEKSVIYDEAENRLHIQKSIMVWCCGLI
- a CDS encoding aspartate aminotransferase family protein codes for the protein MTHILPVYAKSKYSFERGENIYLYDKNGKKYLDFASGIGVNSMGHCHPHLVKALQDQAAKLWHVSNMYSIQGYEELAERVTKASKFAHYMFMCNSGAEAVECGMKAIRKYHDETGNPHKYRIITFHGAFHGRTLGCISAAGKEKLMKGFEPAADGFDQVEFGNLEAVKKAINENTAGILVEPVQGEGGIRPCSDEFLQGLRKICDENNLILMFDGVQCGMGRTGKFFSHEWANVHPDISSSAKGIGSGFPVGACLLNKKVGDTMTVGSHGSTYAGNPLAVAVCHAVMDIMLAEGFLENVVEVGNYLMQGLRNLVTKYPNYLLEVRGKGLMIGLKINSEKFKEVKEFADGLREVGLLTAPAADSVVRFLPPLILTKAQADEGLQVLDVYLSSIK
- the ispG gene encoding flavodoxin-dependent (E)-4-hydroxy-3-methylbut-2-enyl-diphosphate synthase yields the protein MKLRHKTYKVKVGNLYVGGDAPIIVQSMTNTDTENVEATTAQIIELWQAGSEKVRITVNTEAAAKAVPYIKEKLLLKNCTAPIVGDFHYNGHRLLTDYPDCAKALDKYRINPGNVGFGKKKDAQFEVMIEKAIEYNKPVRIGVNWGSMDQELVVKMMDDNTKSANPKPADEIMRNAIVESALISARKAEEIGLGADRIIISCKVSRVNDLIKVYEDLAAKSNYCLHLGLTEAGMGSKGIVATTAALSYLLQQGIGDTIRASLTPRPNEPRTTEVQVCQEILQAIGLRSFTPQVTACPGCGRTTSTFFQELAENIQNFLKDSMPIWKDKYAGVEKLNVAVMGCIVNGPGESKHADIGISLPGTGEAPTAPVFIDGKKTHTLRGANIASEFKQLVEEYIERRFG
- a CDS encoding helix-turn-helix domain-containing protein; the encoded protein is MRKEEEKILSNEFLDELRRVRLEKNISLEDVAEKTNIKLDYVKAIEEGDLSRLPGGIYTKAYVKSISEFMGIDTKQFERVVSEEELFSPHKMSLEFGKESNNIVPTKTLVSICFLIIILVYLIFFSTDDKKTKYLKTQDKSNSEQIIPAPKSPFERDISELKKKNVNVVILALHPTKISLLDANGRNSLEKSLKINQTYIFDLVDAQFLKLQKTDDVEIYMNGFLVPDISKISMEDNYYILSSESLLNAIDFSGK
- a CDS encoding 3-deoxy-7-phosphoheptulonate synthase class II; amino-acid sequence: MSNNKTWSPSSWRGLPIKQQPIYEDEAKLNKTLGELKKYPSLVIPSEIRNLKKQMAQVAKGKAFLLQGGDCAESFAEFNQGNLLSFFKVILQMTVALMYGAGKPVVKVGRIAGQFAKPRSADFEELEGKSLPSYRGDIVNNIDFTEESRKNNPENLLKAYFQSASTLNYLRALAKGGHASLRNVSKWNDEFIQKSTQGKRFSALVDAINVCQSFMKACGISTDEVSQLQEADFFISHEGLLLPYEEAFTTQDEKDGKFYATSAHLLWIGDRTRGLDDAHIEYFRGIENPIASKVGPSMKIDELLKLIDTLNPENEAGRLTLISRMGHNKVGENLPALVRAVKKEGKNVIWSCDPMHGNTIKSPNGIKTRPFNDILSEVRSFFQIHESEGTYAGGVHFEMTGQDVTECIGGSQAITEVDLNKRYHTHCDPRLNASQSLELAFLIAEEIKG